Genomic window (Thermoplasmatales archaeon):
ATAGTGAAATCTATTTTTTATAAGATGATAAGTGAAGAAGAAAATCGACTATATAATATATTTTTTCAGAAGAATGAGATATATATTAAGAAAATTTTTGAAAAAACAATAAAAATGAAATCCTGCAAAAAGATAAACGGTGAGGAAAATGCTTAAGGGAATTTTAGAAGCAGTCGTTGAGAAAATGAAAAAATATCACTCTCTTTATGAAGAAAACGAAGCGGCAGTAAGAGAGCATATAATAAATCCCGTATTAAATGCTTTAGGATGGTGTCCCGAGAACCCTGAAGAAGTACAACCAAATGTTTCCACCGAAGAAGGATTTCCTGATTAATCTCTTATAAAGAACGGAAAAAAAGTTCTATTTATTGAAACAAAGAAATTATCGATAGATATAGAACAAAAAGAAGTCATTCGTCAGTTGGCAAAATATTGTTTTGGCGAGGGAATGAAATATGGAGTTTTAACCAATGGAGCTGTTTGGATACTTTTCAGGGCTTTTCAAGAAGGAACTACAATGTCTGAGAGAATAGTTTGGAAAACGGATATTGAAAGTGATGAATTAACTGCAAGCGTAAGAAAACTATGTACTATTTCGAAGGATAATATCGACAATATCGAGAGACTTATAAAGAAACTCCAAATATTGGATGAAATCTGGCATTCTCTGGTAGATGAGCCAGAAGAAATTATCAAAGGGCTAATTCCTGTTTTTGAGAATTTAATTAAAGAAGGATATCCCGATTATGAATTTGAAGTCATGGAAATTGAGGATTTTCTCAAAGAAAAGATCAAAGAATTAATTGTTCCAACAGAAGAAACAGAAGAACAAATATCTCCATCAGAAATACCTGCATGGGAAGGAAGGCGACCAAGAAGAATTAAAATAAGTAGCGATGTTTTTGAGGTCAGGAACTCTTACGAAATACTAATAAATGTTGCAGAATGGCTTATCCAGAAGGGAAAATTAAAAAAAAGCGATTGCCCAATACCAATTGGAAGGAAACGCCACTTAATAAATACAGAGCCTAAACACAGATATGGGGATAATTTTAGGGCCCCAAAACGGTTATCTAACGGATTGTATGTCGAAGTACATTACAGCACTGCTGGATGTATAAATAACGCTAGGCGACTTCTTGAGAGATTTGGTTTCAGAGGGGATATATTGGAGGTGCAATAGATATATACAGGATTCTCAATAACATTAATTTTCGAAATCCTTAAATATGAAAAAGTATTACTTTTTTTGAAAAAAGTAATATGTGATAATATGTGGCTGATAACAACACTCATCTTTGCAATCATTGCAACCATATTATATGCATTTCTTAAGAAATACAAATTAAATTATCTTGCTCTTATGTTCTGGGGAGCATTTGTTATGATATTGGTGGACCATGTTCTTGGTTATGAAGGGGGAAATTTCCTTGAATACGAAACCGAAGGATTAATAAACAATGGAATTATTCTTGGAATTGTTATGGCAGTTCCAGTCATAGCAATATGGCTGGTGCTTGTAGCAATTGAAAAAAAGAGGTGATAAAAATGGCGTGTTTCCTCGTGCCCACGGCGGCGGGCGTTGCGGGCCTGCTCGCAAGGAAAAAGATGCATAAGAAATATAGAATGGATATACTGAATGCCATGCTTTGGGGAGGAGCTGCAATGCTTGCAGTTGAACACATAGCACACGGAGAAGTAGTTCCATATCCGCCTTTCTTAACAGCTGGGCTTAGCGAAGTGTTGCCAGAGATGCTTAAGATTGGCTTGCCAATGACAATCTGCATATTTATTGCATGGGCAATAATTGTTGCAATAACTGAATTGATGCCGAAGAAGGAGTTAAAAACTGAATAAGTTAAAATCTGCTAAAACTTCGGAAAAAGCTTCGATGCTATTGGCATAAAATAGATGACTTTTGCATTGGCAATCACTTGAACCAAACTTTGGAATAAATTCAAAAGAATCAAATTTTCTTGCTATATCGCATTCTTCCTTAAACTTGCTTTCTTTATAAAAAATTTTTTTTATTTTTCCCTTTTCAAGCAAATAATCAATGTGCCATCTCTTCCTTTTTTCCATTCTTAAATGCCTTTCCAACCTTTTTTCAATACTATTCATCGCAGAGCCAACATAAGCATAGTATCCTCTCTTAAAATAAATCCCTCTTTTTCCAATTTTTATTTTTTTATCTTTTTCAATCTCAATTAAAAGAATGTAGCATCCTTTCATTTGAATATATCCTTTATATCAAACTCCTTCATCTTATCCTTTGCATAAACCCACCCATCCTTTATTTCAACATATCCTTCCCTCTCATATTCTTTCAATAAATTCTTCATTACCTTCATTTCCCTCTTTATTTCTTCTTCAAATCTATCAATTCTTATTTTTCCCTCTTTTTTATGCTTACAAGAACAAGCATTATTGTTGCCATAATTATATCCTTTGCAAGTAATTTTTCCGCAACCTCATCAGCAACTTCTTCCATTTCCTCTCCTATGTGCAAACCAATAAGGATTAACCCATCTGTAACGAGTTTTCCAGTCCATGTTAGGCTATAATATTCATTTTCCTTTTTTATAAAATTTACATCTTTTAAAGCAGATAAAGCCCTGTTAAATGTTGCAGTAGATATTTTTGTTTCTTCCTGCAATTCCTTCCATCTTATTTTTTCTTTTTCTCTCAAAACAAACAGTATTTTTATAACATTTTCCTTGAATAACTTGAAAATTTTATATATTGTATCATTTTTTTCCATGAAAATATATATATTTTCCTTAATAAATTTTGGGAAAACAAAATATTTTGAAGCCAAATGTTATTGGTTTGAAGCCAAATTTATATACTTGTTGATATTTATTATCATGTTTTATTATCTTTTACCACTGCTTGCGGGATTTATCGCTCAATATGTAGATGGCACTTTAGGGATGGGCTATGGTGTTTCCTCTTCCTCTCTT
Coding sequences:
- a CDS encoding GIY-YIG nuclease family protein; its protein translation is MKGCYILLIEIEKDKKIKIGKRGIYFKRGYYAYVGSAMNSIEKRLERHLRMEKRKRWHIDYLLEKGKIKKIFYKESKFKEECDIARKFDSFEFIPKFGSSDCQCKSHLFYANSIEAFSEVLADFNLFSF
- a CDS encoding winged helix-turn-helix transcriptional regulator, with protein sequence MEKNDTIYKIFKLFKENVIKILFVLREKEKIRWKELQEETKISTATFNRALSALKDVNFIKKENEYYSLTWTGKLVTDGLILIGLHIGEEMEEVADEVAEKLLAKDIIMATIMLVLVSIKKREK